From Natranaerovirga hydrolytica, the proteins below share one genomic window:
- a CDS encoding GlcG/HbpS family heme-binding protein, which translates to MLHNEVSDRIVQEVTNRLKKERISLEEAKNILHKAEVKAKSIKVPVVIAVVDDGGNLIAQHKMDEAPIASIAIAYSKAYTAIALKKPTQELSKVVGPGQPLYGLENMCNGKLCTFGGGIPMTSNGKVIGGIGVSGGSIEEDVLIASEALKTE; encoded by the coding sequence GTGCTACATAATGAAGTATCCGATAGAATTGTACAAGAAGTGACCAATCGTTTAAAAAAAGAAAGAATATCACTAGAAGAAGCTAAGAACATACTTCATAAGGCTGAAGTAAAAGCCAAGTCCATCAAGGTACCTGTAGTCATTGCAGTAGTAGATGATGGGGGCAATCTCATTGCACAGCATAAAATGGATGAAGCCCCTATAGCAAGTATAGCTATCGCTTATAGTAAGGCTTATACTGCTATTGCATTAAAAAAACCCACACAGGAATTATCCAAAGTGGTTGGGCCAGGTCAACCATTATACGGTCTAGAAAATATGTGCAATGGTAAATTATGTACATTTGGAGGCGGTATACCAATGACCAGTAATGGTAAAGTGATTGGTGGCATTGGTGTAAGTGGTGGTTCGATTGAAGAAGATGTCCTCATTGCATCTGAGGCTTTAAAAACAGAATAA
- a CDS encoding PadR family transcriptional regulator yields the protein MSAQFKKGILEMCILYTIQQKEMYGYDIIQKMSRYFHDVDESTFYAILRRLHKEGLTEVYYGEESNGPKRKYYKIVDKGRLKLEQSIKEWKNIISVVEAMGI from the coding sequence TTGAGTGCTCAATTCAAAAAAGGGATTCTTGAAATGTGTATATTATATACGATACAACAAAAAGAGATGTATGGTTATGATATTATACAAAAAATGAGTCGGTATTTTCATGATGTGGATGAAAGTACTTTCTATGCCATATTAAGGAGATTACATAAAGAAGGTTTAACAGAAGTTTATTATGGAGAAGAATCCAATGGACCAAAAAGAAAATATTATAAGATTGTTGATAAAGGTCGGTTGAAATTAGAACAGAGCATTAAAGAATGGAAAAATATAATAAGCGTTGTAGAAGCAATGGGTATTTAA
- a CDS encoding HAAS signaling domain-containing protein — protein sequence MKGKTKGLYLQELRRGLKFKYRKDEINNILEDYNEYFEVGMAQGKSETQIYLELDDPIQVIQNLKRENPPMSIFKIKEITRYIRVILPIVTWLLMINRINDRTHVLGDVIFIFPVSIICLGILLKKISCNNNLDNKENKSSLKLRGIHTVTLIIAIVSFVTMIFGKQLSEGFAINKSQVGPYVTYVLYIAMVLLGGLMIYGFYQTQKNTVFFGSVIHIIGVLFIITNYISLLYSVIEVNAFQKKVVENVLLYIVTIVAVGIFSVYRNRKRG from the coding sequence ATGAAGGGAAAAACAAAAGGGTTGTACCTACAAGAACTTAGAAGGGGTCTAAAGTTTAAATATAGGAAAGATGAAATCAATAATATCCTAGAAGATTATAACGAATATTTTGAGGTTGGTATGGCACAAGGTAAATCGGAAACTCAAATATATTTAGAATTAGACGACCCGATACAAGTCATTCAAAATTTGAAGAGAGAAAATCCACCAATGAGCATATTTAAAATCAAGGAAATAACCAGATATATAAGGGTAATCTTACCTATAGTCACATGGTTGTTAATGATTAATAGAATAAATGATCGTACACACGTATTAGGGGATGTTATATTTATATTTCCTGTGAGCATTATTTGTTTAGGGATATTATTAAAAAAAATAAGTTGCAATAATAATTTGGATAATAAAGAAAATAAGTCTAGTTTAAAATTAAGAGGGATACATACGGTGACTTTAATCATAGCGATAGTATCATTTGTTACGATGATATTTGGTAAACAGTTGAGTGAAGGCTTTGCTATTAATAAAAGTCAAGTAGGTCCTTATGTAACATATGTTTTATATATAGCAATGGTTTTGTTAGGTGGACTGATGATATATGGTTTCTATCAAACACAAAAGAACACAGTGTTTTTCGGTAGTGTTATACATATAATAGGTGTGTTGTTTATAATAACCAATTATATATCCTTATTATATAGCGTTATTGAAGTCAATGCATTTCAAAAAAAGGTAGTTGAAAATGTCTTGTTATATATAGTGACAATAGTGGCAGTAGGTATATTTTCAGTGTATCGTAATAGGAAAAGAGGTTAG
- a CDS encoding LTA synthase family protein, which translates to MRFKYRTNHNKEVFNNTSVFYLIALAIILNVFLELSMRRSFLRTIVHITSSPFIFIYNILIIFTLLSVSLVCLRRRFFLVFVSTIGIGIGIANFILLGYRTTPLSASDLYIFRSVLGIINIYVNTTQMILIFALLMISIILLVVAWNRLPKHSARNGKAFMIIAFSAFFIFNTVDISSARGFANLVDAYDDYGFAYSFSTTLMDSGIDRPDDYSEEHIEKIRSGFDSNDMPTTDYEPNIIMVQLESFFDVNYIKDLTFSENPVPNFTKLKQEYSSGFLTVPSIGAGTANTEFEILSGMSLEHFGLGEYPYKTVLQSSSIETMAYNLEELGYKSHALHNNTISFYNRDLVFPNLGFHTFTSIEYMNNVEYNPVGWAKDEVLLPEIIKTMNSTKTKDFVFAMSVQPHGIYPNEEMDYDQPIKVVEASEDFEVLSVEYFINQLYEVDQFIGNLIAALDHYDEPVVLVLYGDHLPSLGIENEHLENGNVFETEYIMWSNFPMANQNVDLSAYQLSAYIMKRLGYDNGNLTKFHNAYGNKDAYQEHLLMLQYDMLFGEQYIYNGNNPYNPMNMSMGTSSIKITQVEEEKNNLRITGENFTPWSVVYINGEAVETVFIDSKNLLVEDENLQKGMQILVAQVNDDQKVLSQTEHWIYK; encoded by the coding sequence ATGAGGTTTAAATATAGAACCAATCATAATAAAGAGGTGTTTAATAACACATCTGTCTTTTATTTAATTGCCTTGGCAATCATTTTAAATGTTTTTTTAGAATTATCCATGAGACGCTCTTTTCTAAGAACAATAGTACATATTACGTCAAGCCCTTTTATCTTTATATATAACATACTCATTATATTTACGTTACTGTCTGTTTCGCTAGTCTGTTTAAGAAGGAGGTTTTTTTTAGTATTTGTATCTACCATTGGTATTGGAATAGGTATTGCGAACTTTATTTTATTGGGGTATCGTACAACACCTTTATCCGCCAGTGACTTATATATCTTTAGATCTGTGTTGGGAATCATAAACATTTATGTTAATACAACGCAAATGATTTTGATTTTTGCATTGCTTATGATTTCAATTATTTTATTGGTTGTTGCATGGAATAGACTTCCTAAGCATTCAGCAAGGAATGGAAAAGCATTTATGATTATTGCTTTCAGTGCATTCTTTATATTTAATACAGTAGATATTTCATCTGCAAGAGGATTTGCAAATTTAGTTGATGCTTATGATGATTATGGATTTGCATATTCTTTTTCTACAACTTTAATGGATAGTGGTATTGATAGACCAGATGATTATTCGGAGGAACATATTGAAAAAATACGATCTGGGTTTGATTCAAATGATATGCCTACTACAGATTATGAGCCCAATATTATTATGGTACAACTAGAGAGTTTTTTTGATGTAAATTATATTAAAGATTTAACGTTCTCCGAAAATCCAGTTCCTAACTTTACCAAGTTAAAACAAGAGTATTCTTCAGGTTTTCTTACAGTACCTTCCATTGGAGCAGGAACGGCAAATACGGAGTTTGAAATTCTATCGGGAATGAGTCTTGAACATTTTGGGTTAGGAGAATACCCATATAAAACGGTTTTACAATCTTCATCAATAGAAACAATGGCATACAACTTAGAAGAACTTGGATACAAAAGTCATGCTTTACATAACAATACGATTTCATTTTATAATCGTGACCTTGTTTTCCCCAACTTAGGATTTCATACATTTACATCTATAGAATATATGAACAATGTTGAATACAATCCTGTGGGATGGGCAAAAGATGAAGTGCTTTTACCTGAAATCATAAAAACTATGAACTCTACCAAAACTAAAGATTTTGTTTTTGCAATGTCGGTACAGCCCCATGGTATTTACCCTAATGAGGAAATGGATTATGATCAGCCCATAAAAGTTGTAGAAGCAAGTGAAGATTTTGAAGTGTTATCAGTGGAATATTTTATTAATCAGCTATATGAAGTGGATCAGTTTATTGGCAACTTAATAGCTGCATTAGATCATTATGATGAGCCAGTTGTTTTGGTGTTATATGGGGATCATTTACCAAGTTTAGGTATAGAAAACGAGCATTTAGAAAATGGTAATGTATTTGAGACGGAATACATTATGTGGAGTAATTTTCCTATGGCCAATCAAAATGTTGATTTGTCAGCTTATCAACTGAGTGCTTATATTATGAAACGATTAGGATATGATAATGGGAATTTAACCAAGTTTCATAATGCATATGGAAATAAAGATGCTTACCAAGAACATTTATTAATGTTACAATATGATATGTTATTTGGAGAACAATATATTTATAATGGAAATAATCCATACAATCCAATGAATATGTCAATGGGGACTTCAAGTATAAAAATTACACAAGTGGAAGAGGAAAAAAACAACCTACGCATTACAGGAGAAAATTTTACACCTTGGAGTGTGGTGTATATTAATGGTGAAGCTGTAGAAACTGTATTTATTGATTCTAAAAATTTATTAGTTGAAGATGAGAATTTACAAAAAGGAATGCAGATATTGGTAGCACAGGTTAATGATGATCAAAAAGTATTAAGTCAAACGGAGCATTGGATTTATAAGTAA